A window from Dehalococcoidia bacterium encodes these proteins:
- a CDS encoding PAS domain S-box protein has translation MKKGLQERNEQLAVQNKELHSKIDELARARDYSEELLNSMADALVVVDSEGKVIDCNEAYLGMLGLKKEEVVGVPIKEPIIALGLVSPEELGIGLSKLKQSWSGAQSGNYEMPIFTKSGRPRTLSVSSSMVRTPEGQPSMILLVMRDITESKRAEEMLRESEERFSKAFRSSPNLMAISTLTDGRLIDVNNAFCAVTGHTREAIINRTAVDIHLWADPGQRQKLVEKMRLDGCMHNMELNMRTKSGEIRHILFSGESVTLNGEPHLISAVTDVTESKLMEHALQESEEKYRTLFDTMAQGVMCQYATGEVTSANPAAERILGLTAEEMCRRIPFVPSRKILDEDGADFPEATRPTTVSLQTGKPVNNVIMGVFNSVDEQYHWISVSTVPQFKPGEDKPCQVYTTFTDITERKRMEKEVEEKNRQLDLKNADLQLRIDEISKARAYSVNLLSNMVDGFAVVDMKGTLIDVNDAYLKMLGFSKREEVVGLPAIQVMSMVAEPSEVEKAASALQEIIAGKEVSLAEMAFTPRGGSPILVSNSSSVIRDAAGAPMFTFGVLRDITERKAMEDALRVSEEKHHTLFDTMAQGVIYHDATGAITSINPAAEKTLGLTIDQMRLLTPIDPRWKTIHEDGSDFPRETYPAMVSLKTGKPVNDVTMGIFDPAVEQYRWISSSAASQFKPGEDKPYQAYTTFTDITERKRMEHTLQESNQQLNKQNDELRATEEALKAEMLETETARAYSETLLNAIPDALSISDFDGNVIDINEALLKMAGLTREETVGRQFRADLIPDGKDAESTFERLRRLGEGASVENYEMTIQTTEGNLKTISIAQSSVKDASGKPVMALSVMRDITERKVLEDRIKNTARLLEESQKMAHLGNSEWDIPTGNLICSDEFFRIHGFEPGEFTPCFEVFFESIHPDDREIVNSRVTAALCEHKPDNNSYRILLPNGEVRFLQANSNPSFDEAGNPIRMLTILQDITERKLMEQDIQERNEQLGLVNEKLHSEIADNKRAQQEIERANSRLEQAILTANEMAAKAETASHAKSDFLARMSHEIRTPMNAILGMAELLSDTDLTPEQQQYIGTFQSAGENLLGVINDILDITKVESGHMELEKIDFDFRELIESLCEVVAVRAHGKSLELTHYIAPDVPTALIGDPTRLRQIFTNLIGNAIKFTAEGGILVEVKLSDDKSVGTNPEEIELLCSVSDTGIGISPSHLATIFQPFTQADASTTRKYGGTGLGLAIAKQLTELMGGHIRAESEVDLGTKFYFTVRFGVQSNKPLERAQPFLLNLRGVRVLVVDDIATNRLILNKMVSELGARVVEAEDGKQGFNEYQRAQLDADPYRLILLDSRMPGTDGFQMMEKIKGELRDQNTVIMMLTSDNRHGDIARAKEMGIDRYLVKPVKRKDLLAAIADSLGRAKTPEASSSNQKSDADSEFLEALRILLVEDNADNRLLVQSFLKKTPYQIDTAENGEIGVERFKATDYDLVLMDVQMPVMDGYTATGEIRKWEKAQGRNSTPIIALTAHAAREDELKSLQMGCTAHLTKPIKKAHLLDAILGYAHNSRKTEDKGWQASGSNVTPIDPEEKGDQSASPGSESGKPR, from the coding sequence ATGAAGAAGGGATTACAGGAAAGAAACGAGCAACTGGCCGTACAGAATAAGGAGCTCCATTCAAAGATTGATGAGCTGGCCAGAGCCAGGGATTATAGCGAGGAGTTACTCAATAGCATGGCCGATGCCCTTGTTGTGGTTGATTCGGAGGGAAAAGTGATCGACTGTAATGAGGCCTATCTGGGAATGCTAGGCCTAAAAAAAGAAGAGGTCGTGGGGGTTCCAATCAAAGAGCCGATCATCGCATTGGGGCTGGTCAGTCCTGAAGAGTTGGGGATAGGACTTTCCAAGTTAAAACAAAGCTGGTCTGGTGCCCAGTCAGGAAACTACGAGATGCCCATTTTCACCAAAAGCGGGAGGCCTCGCACCCTATCTGTCTCTTCCAGCATGGTGAGAACCCCTGAAGGCCAACCATCGATGATATTGCTGGTGATGAGGGATATCACCGAGAGCAAGCGGGCGGAGGAGATGCTACGTGAAAGCGAGGAGCGGTTCTCCAAGGCATTCCGATCAAGCCCTAATCTGATGGCCATCAGTACCTTGACGGATGGCCGCCTGATCGATGTCAACAACGCCTTTTGTGCTGTCACCGGCCACACACGTGAAGCGATCATTAATCGTACAGCAGTCGATATCCATCTATGGGCAGACCCCGGGCAACGCCAGAAGCTGGTAGAAAAGATGCGGTTGGATGGCTGCATGCATAACATGGAATTGAACATGCGGACCAAATCAGGCGAGATACGCCATATCCTTTTCTCGGGGGAAAGCGTCACGCTGAACGGCGAGCCGCATCTCATCTCCGCCGTTACGGATGTCACCGAGAGCAAGCTGATGGAGCATGCACTCCAGGAGAGTGAAGAGAAGTATCGCACTCTGTTCGATACCATGGCTCAGGGCGTGATGTGTCAATATGCCACTGGAGAGGTCACATCCGCCAATCCAGCCGCAGAAAGAATCCTGGGATTGACCGCGGAAGAAATGTGCCGTCGCATCCCGTTCGTTCCCAGTCGGAAAATCCTCGATGAAGATGGCGCCGATTTTCCCGAAGCGACTCGTCCGACAACGGTTTCACTGCAAACCGGTAAACCCGTCAACAACGTCATCATGGGTGTTTTCAATTCGGTTGATGAGCAATATCATTGGATATCCGTCAGCACCGTCCCTCAGTTCAAACCGGGCGAAGACAAGCCATGCCAGGTCTATACCACCTTCACCGATATCACCGAGCGCAAGCGGATGGAGAAGGAAGTAGAGGAAAAAAACAGGCAACTGGATTTGAAGAATGCGGACCTTCAACTGAGGATTGACGAGATATCAAAAGCAAGAGCCTACAGCGTAAATTTGCTCAGCAACATGGTCGATGGCTTTGCGGTGGTTGACATGAAGGGAACGCTGATTGATGTCAATGACGCCTACTTGAAAATGTTGGGCTTTTCAAAGAGAGAAGAGGTTGTGGGATTACCGGCTATACAAGTGATGAGCATGGTGGCTGAGCCTTCGGAGGTGGAGAAGGCTGCCAGCGCTTTGCAGGAAATCATAGCCGGGAAAGAGGTAAGTCTTGCGGAAATGGCTTTCACCCCCAGAGGCGGCAGTCCTATACTAGTATCCAATTCGAGCAGTGTGATAAGAGATGCCGCAGGCGCGCCGATGTTCACATTCGGTGTTTTGAGAGATATCACCGAGCGCAAGGCAATGGAGGATGCACTCCGGGTAAGTGAAGAAAAGCATCACACTCTGTTCGATACCATGGCTCAGGGCGTTATTTATCATGATGCCACCGGAGCGATCACATCCATCAATCCAGCTGCGGAAAAAACCCTTGGATTGACCATAGACCAAATGAGACTTCTCACTCCGATTGATCCCAGATGGAAAACTATCCATGAAGACGGCAGCGACTTTCCAAGAGAGACTTATCCGGCAATGGTTTCACTGAAAACCGGTAAACCAGTCAATGACGTCACCATGGGTATCTTCGATCCGGCTGTTGAGCAATACCGCTGGATATCCAGCAGCGCCGCCTCGCAATTCAAGCCAGGCGAAGACAAACCCTATCAGGCCTATACAACGTTCACAGACATCACCGAGCGTAAGCGAATGGAGCATACGCTTCAGGAAAGCAACCAACAACTGAACAAACAGAATGACGAACTGCGCGCTACAGAAGAGGCGCTCAAAGCAGAAATGCTTGAGACAGAGACGGCCCGGGCTTATAGCGAAACGTTGCTTAATGCCATACCTGATGCTCTTTCCATATCCGACTTTGATGGAAATGTCATTGATATCAATGAAGCCCTTCTGAAGATGGCTGGGTTAACTCGCGAGGAAACTGTGGGCCGGCAGTTCAGGGCCGATCTAATCCCTGATGGGAAGGACGCCGAATCAACCTTTGAACGCCTGAGGAGACTTGGGGAAGGCGCCTCGGTAGAGAATTATGAGATGACTATCCAAACCACAGAAGGCAATCTAAAAACGATATCTATTGCTCAGAGCTCGGTCAAGGATGCATCAGGGAAACCAGTGATGGCGCTTTCAGTCATGAGAGATATCACCGAGCGCAAGGTGCTGGAGGACCGGATCAAGAATACTGCGCGCCTTCTTGAAGAATCCCAAAAGATGGCCCATCTGGGCAACAGTGAGTGGGACATTCCAACCGGGAACCTGATCTGCTCCGATGAGTTCTTCCGCATCCATGGTTTTGAGCCCGGGGAATTCACGCCGTGCTTTGAAGTGTTTTTCGAATCCATCCATCCTGATGATCGGGAAATTGTGAACAGCCGTGTGACTGCAGCTTTATGTGAGCACAAGCCAGATAATAACAGTTACCGCATCTTGTTGCCCAATGGCGAAGTGCGCTTCCTCCAGGCAAACAGCAACCCTTCCTTTGACGAAGCGGGCAATCCCATTCGCATGTTAACTATACTGCAGGACATCACCGAGCGGAAGCTGATGGAACAGGATATTCAGGAAAGGAACGAGCAGCTGGGGCTTGTGAATGAGAAACTTCATTCGGAGATCGCCGATAATAAGAGAGCCCAGCAAGAAATCGAGAGGGCCAACAGCCGGCTGGAGCAGGCGATCCTGACTGCCAATGAAATGGCCGCCAAGGCAGAAACCGCCAGCCATGCCAAGAGCGATTTTCTGGCCAGAATGAGCCACGAGATCCGTACCCCGATGAATGCCATTCTGGGTATGGCAGAATTACTGAGCGATACCGACCTTACACCAGAGCAACAACAATATATTGGTACCTTCCAGTCGGCTGGAGAGAACCTTCTCGGAGTAATCAATGATATCCTGGATATCACCAAAGTAGAATCCGGGCACATGGAACTGGAAAAAATCGATTTCGATTTCCGGGAACTCATCGAGAGCCTGTGCGAAGTGGTAGCTGTCCGGGCTCACGGGAAGTCACTTGAATTGACCCATTACATTGCCCCGGATGTTCCCACTGCTTTGATTGGCGACCCGACACGCTTGCGGCAAATATTCACCAACCTCATCGGAAACGCCATCAAGTTCACTGCTGAAGGCGGAATACTGGTTGAGGTGAAACTTTCCGACGACAAATCGGTGGGAACAAATCCTGAGGAGATCGAGTTGCTCTGTTCGGTGTCTGACACCGGAATCGGGATTTCACCGTCACACCTTGCTACTATATTCCAGCCTTTTACCCAGGCTGATGCTTCGACTACTCGCAAATACGGGGGAACCGGGCTCGGTTTGGCCATTGCCAAGCAGTTGACTGAGCTGATGGGAGGGCACATCCGGGCTGAGAGCGAAGTAGACCTCGGGACCAAGTTCTATTTCACAGTCAGGTTTGGTGTGCAAAGCAACAAGCCCTTGGAACGTGCTCAGCCATTCCTGCTTAATCTGCGAGGAGTGCGGGTACTTGTAGTGGATGACATTGCTACCAATCGGCTGATTTTGAATAAAATGGTTTCCGAGCTGGGCGCCAGGGTGGTGGAGGCAGAAGACGGCAAACAAGGATTTAATGAATACCAACGGGCCCAACTGGATGCCGATCCCTATCGACTGATCCTGCTGGACAGTCGCATGCCTGGAACGGATGGGTTCCAGATGATGGAGAAAATCAAGGGAGAACTCCGTGATCAGAACACCGTTATCATGATGCTCACCTCGGATAACCGCCATGGAGATATCGCCCGGGCCAAAGAGATGGGGATCGATAGGTACCTCGTCAAGCCGGTCAAGCGCAAAGACCTTTTGGCAGCCATTGCCGATAGCCTCGGACGAGCCAAGACCCCTGAAGCATCTTCTTCCAACCAGAAGAGCGATGCGGATTCCGAGTTTCTTGAGGCTTTGCGGATTCTGCTTGTTGAGGATAACGCCGATAATCGCCTGCTGGTCCAATCGTTTCTGAAGAAGACTCCTTACCAGATAGATACTGCTGAAAATGGGGAGATCGGCGTGGAAAGGTTCAAAGCCACAGATTATGATCTTGTGCTGATGGATGTTCAAATGCCTGTAATGGATGGGTATACGGCCACTGGCGAGATACGGAAATGGGAAAAGGCGCAAGGGCGTAATTCAACACCCATTATTGCACTCACTGCCCATGCGGCCAGAGAAGACGAGCTAAAGAGTCTTCAAATGGGATGTACGGCTCATCTGACCAAGCCGATCAAGAAGGCGCATCTGCTGGATGCCATCCTTGGATATGCCCACAATTCACGCAAAACGGAAGATAAAGGTTGGCAAGCATCCGGCAGCAACGTAACACCGATCGATCCGGAGGAAAAAGGGGATCAAAGCGCGAGTCCAGGCTCTGAGTCAGGGAAGCCCCGATGA
- a CDS encoding response regulator transcription factor, producing MKIAIIEDDPDMIECVSRYLDFQWPEAKIVSAKQGLDGVDMVKREAPDIIILDVGLPDIDGFEVCRRIRLFSKMPVVMLTARDEEADKIEGLDVGADDYITKPFGRAELIARMKAVLRRFESMADLEQSRDILIAGKVNIDFAAHEVFVDGEEVKLTPIEYNLLYLLAKNRGQTVANRVILDRVWGTTDHTDAMDCLKVYIQRLRVKLGDNPQNPKLFISDRDEGYQLANLCEEGNLSLKNL from the coding sequence ATGAAGATAGCCATAATCGAAGACGACCCGGATATGATCGAATGCGTTTCCCGCTATTTGGATTTCCAATGGCCGGAAGCCAAGATTGTTTCTGCCAAACAGGGCCTTGACGGCGTTGACATGGTCAAAAGAGAGGCCCCTGATATCATCATCCTTGATGTTGGACTGCCGGATATTGATGGATTTGAAGTCTGCCGGCGGATACGCCTTTTCTCGAAGATGCCTGTGGTCATGCTGACCGCAAGGGATGAGGAAGCTGACAAGATCGAGGGCCTGGATGTGGGAGCCGATGATTACATTACCAAACCGTTTGGCCGTGCCGAGCTTATCGCCCGGATGAAGGCCGTGCTGAGGCGCTTCGAATCGATGGCAGACCTTGAGCAATCAAGAGACATCCTCATTGCGGGGAAGGTCAATATCGATTTTGCTGCCCACGAGGTATTTGTGGATGGGGAGGAAGTCAAGTTAACTCCCATTGAGTACAATCTGCTTTATCTTCTGGCAAAAAACCGGGGGCAGACGGTAGCCAATCGAGTTATTCTCGATAGGGTATGGGGGACGACAGATCACACCGATGCCATGGACTGCCTCAAGGTGTATATCCAACGCCTCCGGGTAAAACTGGGAGATAATCCACAAAACCCAAAATTGTTCATCTCGGACAGAGATGAGGGATATCAACTCGCCAACCTCTGCGAAGAAGGCAATCTGTCCCTTAAGAATCTGTGA
- a CDS encoding response regulator transcription factor, with protein MKAIIIEDDEEVIEAISLCFELRQPDISVICARRGLEGVHLVEKESPDIVILDIGLPDIDGFEVCRLIRLFSSVPIIMLTARSKGFDEVKGLEMGADDYVTKPFRHAELMARVRATLRRSTMPKHEEVDKQLTIGNLTINMATHEVSINREEVKLTPTEYRLLHLLAKNQGQAVTNRVIMEKIWGSEYKDADDYLKVYIKRLRTKLGDNPLEPRLILPERASGYKLTNWADDLRNPKDFQSIPGTVVDPGLPAESSSFDQALAESLGLESTILPGPVSWERSEVSDARDILLEDALPSTDIGA; from the coding sequence ATGAAAGCAATCATTATTGAAGACGATGAGGAAGTGATTGAAGCCATTTCGCTCTGTTTCGAGCTGCGCCAGCCCGATATCAGCGTGATATGTGCGCGCAGGGGACTTGAGGGAGTTCACCTCGTCGAAAAGGAGTCCCCCGACATAGTCATCCTCGATATCGGCCTGCCGGATATCGATGGTTTTGAAGTTTGCCGACTGATTCGCCTTTTTTCCAGTGTGCCTATTATCATGCTCACCGCGCGAAGTAAAGGGTTCGACGAGGTCAAGGGATTGGAGATGGGTGCGGATGATTACGTCACCAAGCCATTCAGGCACGCCGAGCTTATGGCACGGGTAAGGGCAACGTTGCGCCGCTCCACCATGCCCAAGCATGAGGAGGTAGACAAGCAGCTCACCATTGGGAACCTGACGATCAACATGGCTACTCATGAAGTGTCCATAAATAGGGAAGAGGTCAAACTAACCCCCACAGAATACCGTTTACTTCACCTTCTGGCAAAAAATCAGGGCCAGGCAGTGACCAACCGGGTCATCATGGAGAAGATATGGGGATCGGAGTATAAGGATGCCGATGATTACCTCAAGGTATATATCAAACGGCTCCGGACAAAGCTGGGCGATAATCCCCTCGAGCCCAGACTGATCCTCCCGGAGAGAGCATCTGGGTATAAGCTTACTAACTGGGCAGACGACCTTCGGAATCCGAAGGATTTCCAAAGCATTCCCGGAACGGTGGTTGACCCCGGGTTACCCGCCGAATCTTCTTCTTTTGATCAGGCCCTGGCAGAAAGCCTTGGCCTGGAGTCCACCATTTTACCTGGGCCGGTTTCTTGGGAACGTTCTGAAGTAAGTGATGCAAGAGATATCCTGCTGGAGGACGCCCTGCCCTCGACCGATATCGGGGCCTGA